A single Hippocampus zosterae strain Florida chromosome 1, ASM2543408v3, whole genome shotgun sequence DNA region contains:
- the LOC127596418 gene encoding LIM and calponin homology domains-containing protein 1-like isoform X5 — protein MASPVAHTGQSHQHQAVTASAFREAQKWIEAVTGRCFGDKNFRGGLENGILLCELLSSIKPGLVKKINRLPTPIAGLDNLSVFLRGCEELGLKGTQLFDPGDLQDTSTRPASKPSDCSRKLKNVLITIYWLGRAANSCTFYSGPTLDLREFEGLLSQMRKEAEEAESPQRSIRDSGYIDCWDSERSDSLSPPRHFREDSFDSLDSLGSRSQQTPSPDVLVARGSSDGRGSDSESDGPPYRKIPDIHKDDMLARRTSVSEPRTAMPFNQYLPNKCNQSAYVPTSLRKKNADKDDDEHKSWSTATSPVGGDRPLSVSHDLQSVSMIDMRGEDDTATILPPHSHMRHELMHNQYNQMKEEDSHWQDDLARWKNRRRSISQDLIKKEEERKLMEQLMTGGESISQRRRRSIKTYREIVEDKERREEELRAAYRRAKTPEEAAFILQRYAQRFSISETVMERLQLPKVLDRSISADPSFSGFPVPLSPSPTTSGPWDADPDSPLKYLRQQSSPASAPRFTSTVEAQIDEWPKDMLPQRPQIRSRSSEPPPNRVPFPKPLPLLTPKPYVQSWPATPEPWPSKADGLLRVNGNTRPDAPPAVPESQARESSPVFLPSSSPKTTAHHADAAAAGDSPTSTNVEAASTDIQDKEVALCLTPPTRPTSLPVELQKPEESIGWKTGNQSAAAPLEKKCESASHLQTSAEAKHETVPSCQTGLGTHSLTSQTSIDSHLEMNQKKGELPCFGHQPPTTITEGFKNTTRSPVTSSNPNLRWEFFADKGEKDQHCNGERASRQVSVPVSPQTRRADRWSWDLDEERKRQERWQQEQERLLQEKYQREQEKLKEEWEKAQREVAREERRYHEEERLILEETVTPLTPPSSAPAPLASKGQDTIVRSLADWERKQERLERHSKESAEKVQCRPQENEKTSDISATDDSFRTAKSSVNQSSCLQNGQRIHQMAGKPSAPVKKRQDADIGKPARPAGERKSAPITNNVGRSPPKALPPSVDAPPNRSVSGKKLCSSCGQPLGKGAAMIIETLSLYFHIDCFKCGVCKGQLGDTSTGTDVRIRSGLLNCHQCYIRSR, from the exons GacaacctgagtgtgtttctgCGTGGATGTGAGGAGTTGGGACTGAAGGGAACCCAGCTTTTTGACCCCGGAGACCTTCAGGACACGTCGACACGCCCCGCTTCCAA GCCGAGCGACTGCAGCCGAAAGCTCAAAAAT GTTCTAATCACCATCTACTGGCTGGGTCGGGCTGCCAACAGCTGCACTTTTTACAGCGGGCCAACGTTGGACCTGAGGGAGTTTGAGGGCCTCCTGTCACAGATGCGAAAG gaggcggaggaggcagAGAGCCCCCAACGCAGCATCCGGGATAGCGGCTATATCGATTGTTGGGACTCTGAGCGCAGCGACTCGCTTTCCCCACCCAGGCATTTCCGCGAGGACTCCTTCGACAGCCTGGACTCATTAGGCTCGCGTTCACAACAGACCCCGTCGCCGGACGTCCTGGTGGCCCGCGGCAGCAGTGATG GCCGCGGCAGCGACTCCGAGTCGGACGGCCCACCGTACCGGAAGATCCCGGACATCCACAAGGACGATATGTTGGCCCGCCGCACCTCCGTGAGCGAGCCGCGTACAGCCATGCCCTTcaaccagtacctgcccaacaAGTGCAACCAGAGCGCCTACGTGCCAACGTCCCTGCGCAAGAAGAACGCCGACAAGGACGATGACGAGCACAAAAGCTGGAGTACGGCCACTTCGCCTGTAGGGGGGGACAGACCTTTGAG CGTGTCACATGACCTACA GAGTGTGAGCATGATCGACATGCGTGGGGAAGACGACACCGCCACCATCTTGCCACCGCACAGTCACATGCGTCATGAGCTGATGCACAACCAGTACAACCAGATGAAGGAAGAAGACAGTCACTGGCAAGAT GATCTGGCCCGGTGGAAAAATCGTCGGCGCAGCATCTCTCAGGACCTGATCAAGAAGGAGGAAGAGAGGAAGTTGATGGAGCAGCTGATGACTGGAGGGGAGAGCATCtcgcagaggaggaggaggagcatcaAGACCTACCGAGAGATTGTCGAGGACAA GGAACGTCGCGAGGAGGAGCTGCGGGCAGCTTACCGGAGAGCCAAAACCCCCGAGGAGGCGGCCTTCATCCTCCAGCGTTACGCCCAACGCTTCTCCATTAGCGAAACGGTTATGGAGCGCCTCCAGCTGCCCAAGGTCCTGGATCGCAGCATCTCGGCCGACCCGTCCTTCTCCGGCTTCCCCGTCCCCCTCTCGCCCTCGCCGACCACCTCCGGGCCGTGGGACGCCGACCCCGACAGTCCCCTCAAGTATCTGCGGCAGCAGTCGTCCCCGGCCTCGGCTCCCAGGTTCACATCTACGGTTGAGGCGCAAATCGATGAGTGGCCAAAAGACATGCTGCCCCAAAGGCCACAGATCCGATCGCGCTCATCTGAGCCACCGCCCAACCGGGTACCGTTCCCCAAGCCGCTGCCGTTGCTGACGCCCAAGCCTTACGTTCAGTCCTGGCCTGCTACACCGGAGCCCTGGCCCAgcaag GCTGATGGTTTGCTGCGGGTCAATGGCAACACGAGACCCGACGCCCCTCCCGCCGTGCCCGAGAGCCAAGCAAGGGAGTCCTCCCCCGTTTTCCTACCGTCCTCATCGCCCAAAACCACAGCCCATCACGCAGATGCGGCCGCGGCAGGAGACAGTCCGACGTCCACCAATGTCGAAGCGGCTTCGACTGACATCCAGGACAAGGAAGTCGCTCTGTGTTTAACGCCACCTACTAGGCCTACTTCACTACCAGTG GAGTTGCAGAAGCCAGAGGAGAGTATCGGGTGGAAGACTGGAAACCAGTCGGCGGCTGCAccactggaaaaaaagtgtgaatcAGCGTCACACTTGCAAACATCTGCAG AAGCCAAACATGAGACTGTACCATCGTGTCAAACAGGGCTTGGCACGCACTCTTTAACCTCACAG ACAAGCATCGACAGTCACCTGGAGATGAACCAGAAGAAAGGGGAGCTTCCCTGTTTTGGACATCAACCGCCAACTACAATAACCGAAG GTTTTAAAAACACTACCCGCTCTCCAGTGACAAGCAGCAACCCAAATTTACGCTGGGAGTTCTTTGCAG ATAAGGGGGAGAAGGATCAGCACTGCAAC gGGGAGAGGGCATCCCGTCAGGTTTCGGTGCCGGTATCGCCTCAGACCAGACGGGCCGACCGCTGGTCCTGGGACCTAGACGAGGAGCGAAAGCGTCAGGAAAGGTGGCAGCAAGAGCAGGAGCGCCTGCTGCAG GAAAAATACCAGCGGGAGCAGGAGAAGCTCAAGGAAGAGTGGGAGAAGGCCCAGAGGGAGGTGGCCCGGGAGGAGAGGCGCTACCATGAAGAG GAACGTCTAATATTGGAAGAGACGGTCACACCCCTGACTCCGCCATCGTCTGCCCCTGCCCCGTTGGCTTCCAAAGGCCAGGACACGATCGTGCGCTCACTTGCTGACTGGGAGCGCAAACAGGAGCGCCTGGAAAGACATTCG AAGGAAAGTGCAGAGAAAGTGCAGTGCAGACCGCAAGAGAACGAAAAGACGAGCGACATCAGCGCCACCGACGACAGCTTCAGAACAGCCAAGAG CTCGGTGAATCAGAGTAGCTGCCTGCAGAATGGCCAGAGGATTCACCAAATGGCCGGCAAACCCTCCGCGCCGGTCAAGAAACGGCAAGACGCTGACATCGGCAAGCCTGCCCGCCCTGCGGGAGAACGCAA GAGTGCGCCCATCACTAATAACGTGGGCCGCAGCCCACCCAAGGCCCTTCCGCCTTCCGTCGACGCACCGCCCAACAG GTCTGTCAGCGGCAAGAAGCTGTGCTCCAGCTGTGGGCAGCCGCTGGGCAAGGGGGCCGCCATGATCATCGAGACCCTGAGCCTCTACTTCCACATCGACTGCTTTAAG TGCGGCGTGTGCAAGGGCCAATTAGGAGACACATCCACGGGCACTGATGTGCGGATCCGCAGCGGCCTCCTCAACTGCCACCAGTGCTACATTCGCTCCCGTT AG
- the LOC127596418 gene encoding LIM and calponin homology domains-containing protein 1-like isoform X8, whose translation MLDQEAEEAESPQRSIRDSGYIDCWDSERSDSLSPPRHFREDSFDSLDSLGSRSQQTPSPDVLVARGSSDGRGSDSESDGPPYRKIPDIHKDDMLARRTSVSEPRTAMPFNQYLPNKCNQSAYVPTSLRKKNADKDDDEHKSWSTATSPVGGDRPLSVSHDLQSVSMIDMRGEDDTATILPPHSHMRHELMHNQYNQMKEEDSHWQDDLARWKNRRRSISQDLIKKEEERKLMEQLMTGGESISQRRRRSIKTYREIVEDKERREEELRAAYRRAKTPEEAAFILQRYAQRFSISETVMERLQLPKVLDRSISADPSFSGFPVPLSPSPTTSGPWDADPDSPLKYLRQQSSPASAPRFTSTVEAQIDEWPKDMLPQRPQIRSRSSEPPPNRVPFPKPLPLLTPKPYVQSWPATPEPWPSKADGLLRVNGNTRPDAPPAVPESQARESSPVFLPSSSPKTTAHHADAAAAGDSPTSTNVEAASTDIQDKEVALCLTPPTRPTSLPVELQKPEESIGWKTGNQSAAAPLEKKCESASHLQTSAEAKHETVPSCQTGLGTHSLTSQTSIDSHLEMNQKKGELPCFGHQPPTTITEGFKNTTRSPVTSSNPNLRWEFFADKGEKDQHCNGERASRQVSVPVSPQTRRADRWSWDLDEERKRQERWQQEQERLLQEKYQREQEKLKEEWEKAQREVAREERRYHEEERLILEETVTPLTPPSSAPAPLASKGQDTIVRSLADWERKQERLERHSKESAEKVQCRPQENEKTSDISATDDSFRTAKSSVNQSSCLQNGQRIHQMAGKPSAPVKKRQDADIGKPARPAGERKSAPITNNVGRSPPKALPPSVDAPPNRSVSGKKLCSSCGQPLGKGAAMIIETLSLYFHIDCFKCGVCKGQLGDTSTGTDVRIRSGLLNCHQCYIRSRSAGQPTTL comes from the exons ATGCTTGACCAG gaggcggaggaggcagAGAGCCCCCAACGCAGCATCCGGGATAGCGGCTATATCGATTGTTGGGACTCTGAGCGCAGCGACTCGCTTTCCCCACCCAGGCATTTCCGCGAGGACTCCTTCGACAGCCTGGACTCATTAGGCTCGCGTTCACAACAGACCCCGTCGCCGGACGTCCTGGTGGCCCGCGGCAGCAGTGATG GCCGCGGCAGCGACTCCGAGTCGGACGGCCCACCGTACCGGAAGATCCCGGACATCCACAAGGACGATATGTTGGCCCGCCGCACCTCCGTGAGCGAGCCGCGTACAGCCATGCCCTTcaaccagtacctgcccaacaAGTGCAACCAGAGCGCCTACGTGCCAACGTCCCTGCGCAAGAAGAACGCCGACAAGGACGATGACGAGCACAAAAGCTGGAGTACGGCCACTTCGCCTGTAGGGGGGGACAGACCTTTGAG CGTGTCACATGACCTACA GAGTGTGAGCATGATCGACATGCGTGGGGAAGACGACACCGCCACCATCTTGCCACCGCACAGTCACATGCGTCATGAGCTGATGCACAACCAGTACAACCAGATGAAGGAAGAAGACAGTCACTGGCAAGAT GATCTGGCCCGGTGGAAAAATCGTCGGCGCAGCATCTCTCAGGACCTGATCAAGAAGGAGGAAGAGAGGAAGTTGATGGAGCAGCTGATGACTGGAGGGGAGAGCATCtcgcagaggaggaggaggagcatcaAGACCTACCGAGAGATTGTCGAGGACAA GGAACGTCGCGAGGAGGAGCTGCGGGCAGCTTACCGGAGAGCCAAAACCCCCGAGGAGGCGGCCTTCATCCTCCAGCGTTACGCCCAACGCTTCTCCATTAGCGAAACGGTTATGGAGCGCCTCCAGCTGCCCAAGGTCCTGGATCGCAGCATCTCGGCCGACCCGTCCTTCTCCGGCTTCCCCGTCCCCCTCTCGCCCTCGCCGACCACCTCCGGGCCGTGGGACGCCGACCCCGACAGTCCCCTCAAGTATCTGCGGCAGCAGTCGTCCCCGGCCTCGGCTCCCAGGTTCACATCTACGGTTGAGGCGCAAATCGATGAGTGGCCAAAAGACATGCTGCCCCAAAGGCCACAGATCCGATCGCGCTCATCTGAGCCACCGCCCAACCGGGTACCGTTCCCCAAGCCGCTGCCGTTGCTGACGCCCAAGCCTTACGTTCAGTCCTGGCCTGCTACACCGGAGCCCTGGCCCAgcaag GCTGATGGTTTGCTGCGGGTCAATGGCAACACGAGACCCGACGCCCCTCCCGCCGTGCCCGAGAGCCAAGCAAGGGAGTCCTCCCCCGTTTTCCTACCGTCCTCATCGCCCAAAACCACAGCCCATCACGCAGATGCGGCCGCGGCAGGAGACAGTCCGACGTCCACCAATGTCGAAGCGGCTTCGACTGACATCCAGGACAAGGAAGTCGCTCTGTGTTTAACGCCACCTACTAGGCCTACTTCACTACCAGTG GAGTTGCAGAAGCCAGAGGAGAGTATCGGGTGGAAGACTGGAAACCAGTCGGCGGCTGCAccactggaaaaaaagtgtgaatcAGCGTCACACTTGCAAACATCTGCAG AAGCCAAACATGAGACTGTACCATCGTGTCAAACAGGGCTTGGCACGCACTCTTTAACCTCACAG ACAAGCATCGACAGTCACCTGGAGATGAACCAGAAGAAAGGGGAGCTTCCCTGTTTTGGACATCAACCGCCAACTACAATAACCGAAG GTTTTAAAAACACTACCCGCTCTCCAGTGACAAGCAGCAACCCAAATTTACGCTGGGAGTTCTTTGCAG ATAAGGGGGAGAAGGATCAGCACTGCAAC gGGGAGAGGGCATCCCGTCAGGTTTCGGTGCCGGTATCGCCTCAGACCAGACGGGCCGACCGCTGGTCCTGGGACCTAGACGAGGAGCGAAAGCGTCAGGAAAGGTGGCAGCAAGAGCAGGAGCGCCTGCTGCAG GAAAAATACCAGCGGGAGCAGGAGAAGCTCAAGGAAGAGTGGGAGAAGGCCCAGAGGGAGGTGGCCCGGGAGGAGAGGCGCTACCATGAAGAG GAACGTCTAATATTGGAAGAGACGGTCACACCCCTGACTCCGCCATCGTCTGCCCCTGCCCCGTTGGCTTCCAAAGGCCAGGACACGATCGTGCGCTCACTTGCTGACTGGGAGCGCAAACAGGAGCGCCTGGAAAGACATTCG AAGGAAAGTGCAGAGAAAGTGCAGTGCAGACCGCAAGAGAACGAAAAGACGAGCGACATCAGCGCCACCGACGACAGCTTCAGAACAGCCAAGAG CTCGGTGAATCAGAGTAGCTGCCTGCAGAATGGCCAGAGGATTCACCAAATGGCCGGCAAACCCTCCGCGCCGGTCAAGAAACGGCAAGACGCTGACATCGGCAAGCCTGCCCGCCCTGCGGGAGAACGCAA GAGTGCGCCCATCACTAATAACGTGGGCCGCAGCCCACCCAAGGCCCTTCCGCCTTCCGTCGACGCACCGCCCAACAG GTCTGTCAGCGGCAAGAAGCTGTGCTCCAGCTGTGGGCAGCCGCTGGGCAAGGGGGCCGCCATGATCATCGAGACCCTGAGCCTCTACTTCCACATCGACTGCTTTAAG TGCGGCGTGTGCAAGGGCCAATTAGGAGACACATCCACGGGCACTGATGTGCGGATCCGCAGCGGCCTCCTCAACTGCCACCAGTGCTACATTCGCTCCCGTT CAGCCGGACAGCCGACCACCTTGTGA
- the LOC127596418 gene encoding LIM and calponin homology domains-containing protein 1-like isoform X9 — MASPVAHTGQSHQHQAVTASAFREAQKWIEAVTGRCFGDKNFRGGLENGILLCELLSSIKPGLVKKINRLPTPIAGLDNLSVFLRGCEELGLKGTQLFDPGDLQDTSTRPASKPSDCSRKLKNVLITIYWLGRAANSCTFYSGPTLDLREFEGLLSQMRKEAEEAESPQRSIRDSGYIDCWDSERSDSLSPPRHFREDSFDSLDSLGSRSQQTPSPDVLVARGSSDGRGSDSESDGPPYRKIPDIHKDDMLARRTSVSEPRTAMPFNQYLPNKCNQSAYVPTSLRKKNADKDDDEHKSWSTATSPVGGDRPLRSVSMIDMRGEDDTATILPPHSHMRHELMHNQYNQMKEEDSHWQDDLARWKNRRRSISQDLIKKEEERKLMEQLMTGGESISQRRRRSIKTYREIVEDKERREEELRAAYRRAKTPEEAAFILQRYAQRFSISETVMERLQLPKVLDRSISADPSFSGFPVPLSPSPTTSGPWDADPDSPLKYLRQQSSPASAPRFTSTVEAQIDEWPKDMLPQRPQIRSRSSEPPPNRVPFPKPLPLLTPKPYVQSWPATPEPWPSKADGLLRVNGNTRPDAPPAVPESQARESSPVFLPSSSPKTTAHHADAAAAGDSPTSTNVEAASTDIQDKEVALCLTPPTRPTSLPVELQKPEESIGWKTGNQSAAAPLEKKCESASHLQTSAEAKHETVPSCQTGLGTHSLTSQTSIDSHLEMNQKKGELPCFGHQPPTTITEGFKNTTRSPVTSSNPNLRWEFFADKGEKDQHCNVSVPVSPQTRRADRWSWDLDEERKRQERWQQEQERLLQEKYQREQEKLKEEWEKAQREVAREERRYHEEERLILEETVTPLTPPSSAPAPLASKGQDTIVRSLADWERKQERLERHSKESAEKVQCRPQENEKTSDISATDDSFRTAKSSVNQSSCLQNGQRIHQMAGKPSAPVKKRQDADIGKPARPAGERKSAPITNNVGRSPPKALPPSVDAPPNRSVSGKKLCSSCGQPLGKGAAMIIETLSLYFHIDCFKCGVCKGQLGDTSTGTDVRIRSGLLNCHQCYIRSRSAGQPTTL, encoded by the exons GacaacctgagtgtgtttctgCGTGGATGTGAGGAGTTGGGACTGAAGGGAACCCAGCTTTTTGACCCCGGAGACCTTCAGGACACGTCGACACGCCCCGCTTCCAA GCCGAGCGACTGCAGCCGAAAGCTCAAAAAT GTTCTAATCACCATCTACTGGCTGGGTCGGGCTGCCAACAGCTGCACTTTTTACAGCGGGCCAACGTTGGACCTGAGGGAGTTTGAGGGCCTCCTGTCACAGATGCGAAAG gaggcggaggaggcagAGAGCCCCCAACGCAGCATCCGGGATAGCGGCTATATCGATTGTTGGGACTCTGAGCGCAGCGACTCGCTTTCCCCACCCAGGCATTTCCGCGAGGACTCCTTCGACAGCCTGGACTCATTAGGCTCGCGTTCACAACAGACCCCGTCGCCGGACGTCCTGGTGGCCCGCGGCAGCAGTGATG GCCGCGGCAGCGACTCCGAGTCGGACGGCCCACCGTACCGGAAGATCCCGGACATCCACAAGGACGATATGTTGGCCCGCCGCACCTCCGTGAGCGAGCCGCGTACAGCCATGCCCTTcaaccagtacctgcccaacaAGTGCAACCAGAGCGCCTACGTGCCAACGTCCCTGCGCAAGAAGAACGCCGACAAGGACGATGACGAGCACAAAAGCTGGAGTACGGCCACTTCGCCTGTAGGGGGGGACAGACCTTTGAG GAGTGTGAGCATGATCGACATGCGTGGGGAAGACGACACCGCCACCATCTTGCCACCGCACAGTCACATGCGTCATGAGCTGATGCACAACCAGTACAACCAGATGAAGGAAGAAGACAGTCACTGGCAAGAT GATCTGGCCCGGTGGAAAAATCGTCGGCGCAGCATCTCTCAGGACCTGATCAAGAAGGAGGAAGAGAGGAAGTTGATGGAGCAGCTGATGACTGGAGGGGAGAGCATCtcgcagaggaggaggaggagcatcaAGACCTACCGAGAGATTGTCGAGGACAA GGAACGTCGCGAGGAGGAGCTGCGGGCAGCTTACCGGAGAGCCAAAACCCCCGAGGAGGCGGCCTTCATCCTCCAGCGTTACGCCCAACGCTTCTCCATTAGCGAAACGGTTATGGAGCGCCTCCAGCTGCCCAAGGTCCTGGATCGCAGCATCTCGGCCGACCCGTCCTTCTCCGGCTTCCCCGTCCCCCTCTCGCCCTCGCCGACCACCTCCGGGCCGTGGGACGCCGACCCCGACAGTCCCCTCAAGTATCTGCGGCAGCAGTCGTCCCCGGCCTCGGCTCCCAGGTTCACATCTACGGTTGAGGCGCAAATCGATGAGTGGCCAAAAGACATGCTGCCCCAAAGGCCACAGATCCGATCGCGCTCATCTGAGCCACCGCCCAACCGGGTACCGTTCCCCAAGCCGCTGCCGTTGCTGACGCCCAAGCCTTACGTTCAGTCCTGGCCTGCTACACCGGAGCCCTGGCCCAgcaag GCTGATGGTTTGCTGCGGGTCAATGGCAACACGAGACCCGACGCCCCTCCCGCCGTGCCCGAGAGCCAAGCAAGGGAGTCCTCCCCCGTTTTCCTACCGTCCTCATCGCCCAAAACCACAGCCCATCACGCAGATGCGGCCGCGGCAGGAGACAGTCCGACGTCCACCAATGTCGAAGCGGCTTCGACTGACATCCAGGACAAGGAAGTCGCTCTGTGTTTAACGCCACCTACTAGGCCTACTTCACTACCAGTG GAGTTGCAGAAGCCAGAGGAGAGTATCGGGTGGAAGACTGGAAACCAGTCGGCGGCTGCAccactggaaaaaaagtgtgaatcAGCGTCACACTTGCAAACATCTGCAG AAGCCAAACATGAGACTGTACCATCGTGTCAAACAGGGCTTGGCACGCACTCTTTAACCTCACAG ACAAGCATCGACAGTCACCTGGAGATGAACCAGAAGAAAGGGGAGCTTCCCTGTTTTGGACATCAACCGCCAACTACAATAACCGAAG GTTTTAAAAACACTACCCGCTCTCCAGTGACAAGCAGCAACCCAAATTTACGCTGGGAGTTCTTTGCAG ATAAGGGGGAGAAGGATCAGCACTGCAAC GTTTCGGTGCCGGTATCGCCTCAGACCAGACGGGCCGACCGCTGGTCCTGGGACCTAGACGAGGAGCGAAAGCGTCAGGAAAGGTGGCAGCAAGAGCAGGAGCGCCTGCTGCAG GAAAAATACCAGCGGGAGCAGGAGAAGCTCAAGGAAGAGTGGGAGAAGGCCCAGAGGGAGGTGGCCCGGGAGGAGAGGCGCTACCATGAAGAG GAACGTCTAATATTGGAAGAGACGGTCACACCCCTGACTCCGCCATCGTCTGCCCCTGCCCCGTTGGCTTCCAAAGGCCAGGACACGATCGTGCGCTCACTTGCTGACTGGGAGCGCAAACAGGAGCGCCTGGAAAGACATTCG AAGGAAAGTGCAGAGAAAGTGCAGTGCAGACCGCAAGAGAACGAAAAGACGAGCGACATCAGCGCCACCGACGACAGCTTCAGAACAGCCAAGAG CTCGGTGAATCAGAGTAGCTGCCTGCAGAATGGCCAGAGGATTCACCAAATGGCCGGCAAACCCTCCGCGCCGGTCAAGAAACGGCAAGACGCTGACATCGGCAAGCCTGCCCGCCCTGCGGGAGAACGCAA GAGTGCGCCCATCACTAATAACGTGGGCCGCAGCCCACCCAAGGCCCTTCCGCCTTCCGTCGACGCACCGCCCAACAG GTCTGTCAGCGGCAAGAAGCTGTGCTCCAGCTGTGGGCAGCCGCTGGGCAAGGGGGCCGCCATGATCATCGAGACCCTGAGCCTCTACTTCCACATCGACTGCTTTAAG TGCGGCGTGTGCAAGGGCCAATTAGGAGACACATCCACGGGCACTGATGTGCGGATCCGCAGCGGCCTCCTCAACTGCCACCAGTGCTACATTCGCTCCCGTT CAGCCGGACAGCCGACCACCTTGTGA